A genomic region of Oryza glaberrima chromosome 1, OglaRS2, whole genome shotgun sequence contains the following coding sequences:
- the LOC127775818 gene encoding delta-1-pyrroline-5-carboxylate synthase 2 produces the protein MGRGGISGAGLVAAVAKADVENTDSTRGFVKDVKRIIIKVGTAVVTGPNGRLAMGRLGALCEQVKQLNFEGYEVILVTSGAVGVGRQRLKYRKLVNSSFADLQNPQMDMDGKACAAVGQSVLMAIYDTLFSQLDVTSSQLLVTDRDFMDPSFGNQLRETVNSLLDLKVIPVFNENDAISTRRQPYEDSSGIFWDNDSLARLLAQELKADLLIMLSDVEGLYSGPPSDPQSKIIHTYVHEQHGKLISFGEKSRVGRGGMQAKVAAAFTASSKGIPVVIASGFAIDSIIKVMRGEKIGTLFHREANQWGCSKEATAREMAVAARDCSRHLQKLSSEERKKILLDIADALEANEDLITSENQADLDLAQDIGYDKSLVARMTIKPGKIKSLAGSIREIADMEDPISHTLKRTEVAKDLVFEKTYCPLGVLLIIFESRPDALVQIASLAIRSGNGLLLKGGKEAMRSNTILHKVITGAIPDVVGKKLIGLVKNKDEIADLLKLDDVIDLVIPRGSNKLVSQIKAATKIPVLGHADGICHVYIDKSADMDMAKRIVLDAKVDYPAACNAMETLLVHKDLNRTEGLDDLLVELEKEGVVIYGGPVAHDTLKLPKVDSFHHEYNSMACTLEFVDDVQSAIDHINRYGSAHTDCIITTDGKAAETFLQQVDSAAVFHNASTRFCDGARFGLGAEVGISTGRIHARGPVGVDGLLTTRCILRGSGQVVNGDKGVVYTHRELPLQ, from the exons atggggagaggagggatcagcggcgcggggctggtggcggcggtcgCGAAGGCGGACGTGGAGAACACCGACTCCACCCGCGGCTTCGTCAAGGACGTGAAGCGCATCATCATCAAG GTCGGCACCGCTGTTGTGACTGGGCCGAATGGCCGGTTGGCTATGGGCAGGCTCGGTGCTCTGTGTGAACAG GTGAAGCAGCTAAATTTTGAGGGGTACGAGGTGATTCTGGTCACCTCTGGTGCTGTTGGTGTTGGGAGGCAGAGGCTCAAGTACCGGAAGCTCGTCAATAGCAG TTTCGCTGATCTGCAGAACCCACAGATGGACATGGACGGGAAGGCCTGCGCTGCCGTCGGTCAGAGTGTGCTGATGGCGATCTATGACACGTTATTTAGCCAG CTTGACGTAACATCATCTCAGCTTCTTGTTACGGATCGTGATTTTATGGATCCAAGTTTTGGGAACCAGCTCCGCGAGACTGTTAATTCTCTGTTAGATCTCAAGGTTATACCAGTATTTAATGAGAATGACGCCATCAGTACCAGGAGGCAACCATACGAG GATTCATCTGGCATATTCTGGGATAACGATAGTTTGGCCAGACTGTTAGCGCAAGAACTTAAAGCTGATCTCCTTATCATGCTCAGTGATGTGGAGGGGCTCTATAGCGGTCCACCTAGCGATCCACAATCGAAGATTATCCACACATACGTCCATGAACAACATGGGAAGTTAATTAGCTTTGGGGAGAAATCTCGTGTGGGAAGAGGTGGAATGCAAGCTAAAGTAGCAGCTGCTTTTACTGCTTCATCAAAAGGAATACCTGTTGTAATTGCCAG TGGATTTGCAATCGATAGCATTATTAAGGTCATGCGAGGAGAGAAAATCGGTACGCTTTTCCATAGGGAAGCAAACCAGTGGGGTTGTTCCAAGGAAGCAACAGCGCGTGAGATGGCCGTTGCTGCAAGAGATTGCTCCAGACATCTACAG AAATTGTCGTCTGAGGAGCGTAAGAAGATTTTGCTAGACATCGCCGATGCTCTAGAAGCAAATGAAGATCTAATTACATCCGAGAACCAAGCTGATCTGGATTTGGCGCAAGATATTGGTTACGATAAATCATTGGTTGCTCGGATGACCATAAAGCCAGGAAAG ATAAAAAGCCTCGCAGGATCAATTCGTGAAATCGCTGATATGGAGGACCCTATTTCCCATACACTGAAAAGAACAGAG GTTGCTAAAGATCTtgtttttgagaaaacatattGCCCATTGGGTGTTCTCCTAATTATTTTTGAGTCCCGTCCTGATGCCTTGGTACAg ATTGCATCTTTAGCAATCCGAAGTGGAAATGGTCTTCTCTTGAAAGGAGGAAAAGAAGCTATGAGATCAAACACAATACTGCATAAG GTCATAACTGGTGCAATTCCAGATGTTGTTGGTAAAAAACTTATTGGCCTAGTGAAAAACAAAGATGAAATTGCTGATTTGCTCAAG CTTGATGATGTGATTGATCTTGTAATACCAAGAGGTAGCAATAAGCTCGTTTCCCAGATCAAAGCAGCAACCAAGATTCCTGTTCTTGGTCATGCTG ACGGTATCTGCCATGTTTATATTGACAAATCAGCTGACATGGACATGGCAAAACGTATTGTATTGGACGCAAAGGTTGATTATCCAGCAGCGTGTAATGCCATG GAAACGTTACTTGTTCATAAAGATCTGAACAGGACAGAAGGCCTTGACGATTTATTGGTGGAGCTTGAAAAGGAAG GGGTAGTTATCTATGGCGGGCCTGTTGCACATGACACTTTGAAACTACCAAAGGTAGATTCATTTCATCATGAGTATAACTCAATGGCATGCACCCTCGAATTTGTTGATGATGTGCAGTCAGCAATTGACCATATAAATCGCTATGGAAG TGCACACACAGATTGCATTATCACTACTGATGGAAAGGCAGCAGAGACTTTTCTACAGCAAGTTGATAG TGCTGCGGTATTCCATAATGCAAGCACACGGTTCTGTGATGGGGCTCGCTTTGGTCTAGGTGCTGAG GTTGGCATAAGCACAGGGCGCATACATGCTCGGGGGCCTGTTGGCGTTGATGGACTCCTAACAACTCGATG CATTTTACGAGGAAGTGGACAAGTAGTGAACGGCGACAAGGGAGTTGTTTACACCCACAGGGAGCTCCCTTTGCAGTGA
- the LOC127775829 gene encoding pentatricopeptide repeat-containing protein At3g46790, chloroplastic: MSAPAPASPPASLFHLSRPAAGPRARPRVSRSRCVASLASQPPTPPPANANHLVQTLCASGRLARAAALLQGLPAPTQRTYKSVLLAAARAGDAALAAAVHRRLKADPVFRSDPFLSTRLIDAYASLGELPAARQVFDEAPVKSIFVWNALLKALALADHGEEALARLADMGRLRVPVDSYSYAHGLKACIAASTSHVPASALVREIHAHAVRRGYGLHTHVATTLIDCYAKLGIVSYAESVFATMPERNIVSWTAMIGCYAKNERPGDAILLFQEMVASDEDLVPNSVTIVCILHAFAGVNALGQGKLLHAYILRRGFDSLVSVLNALMAMYMKCGCLEAGRHIFDLIGHRKDVVSWNTLISGYGMHGFGHEAVQVFEDMTQMGVSPNIITFISVLGACSHAGLVDEGKRLFESMVDYNVTPRAEHYACMVDLLGRAGHLDEAVELIQGMHIRPSPQVWGSLLGACRIHRHVEYAEMACSQLFDLEPRNAGNYVLLADIYARAKLHSEVGVLKDLLEEHALEKVPGCSWIEVKKRLHMFVSVDNKNPQIEELQALIGEFVTQMKNDGYVPDTGAVLYDIEEEEKEKILLGHSEKLAVAFGLINTGRGEVIRITKNLRLCEDCHSVTKFISKYAEREIIVRDVNRFHHFRDGICSCGDYW; the protein is encoded by the coding sequence atGTCCGCCCccgcgcccgcctcgccgcccgcctccctcTTCCACCTCTCCCGCCCGGCGGCCGGGCCCAGGGCGCGCCCGAGGGTGTCGCGGTCCAGGTGCGTGGCGTCGCTCGCGTCccagccgccgacgccgccgcccgcgaaCGCGAACCACCTCGTGCAGACGCTGTGCGCCAGCGGCCgcctcgcgcgcgccgcggcgctccTCCAGGGCCTCCCCGCGCCCACGCAGCGCACCTACAAGTcggtcctcctcgccgccgcgcgggccggggacgcggcgctcgccgcggccgtgcACCGGCGGCTCAAGGCGGACCCCGTCTTCCGCTCCGACCCGTTCCTCTCCACCCGCCTCATCGACGCCTACGCGTCGCTCGGCGAGCTCCCGGCCGCacgccaggtgttcgacgagGCGCCCGTGAAGAGCATCTTCGTGTGGAACGCGCTGCTCAAGGCGCTCGCGCTCGCCGACCATGGCGAGGAGGCCCTCGCGCGCCTGGCTGACATGGGGCGGCTCCGCGTTCCGGTCGACAGCTACAGCTACGCGCACGGACTCAAGGCCTGCATTGCCGCATCAACGTCTCATGTGCCGGCGTCGGCCCTCGTACGCGAGATACATGCGCATGCTGTCCGTCGTGGCTACGGATTGCACACACATGTCGCCACCACTCTTATTGACTGCTACGCAAAGCTTGGAATCGTCAGCTATGCTGAGAGTGTGTTTGCTACAATGCCAGAGAGGAATATTGTGTCGTGGACTGCCATGATTGGGTGCTATGCCAAGAACGAGAGACCAGGTGATGCCATTTTGCTATTCCAGGAGATGGTGGCTTCTGATGAAGACCTTGTACCCAATTCAGTCACAATAGTATGCATCTTGCATGCTTTTGCTGGAGTTAACGCTCTCGGGCAGGGCAAATTGTTGCATGCGTATATCCTCCGGAGGGGTTTTGACTCACTTGTTTCAGTTCTGAACGCATTGATGGCGATGTACATGAAATGTGGATGTCTTGAAGCTGGGCGGCATATCTTTGATTTAATAGGACACCGGAAGGATGTTGTGTCATGGAATACACTCATATCTGGATATGGGATGCATGGATTTGGCCATGAAGCGGTTCAGGTGTTTGAAGACATGACCCAAATGGGCGTTTCACCCAATATCATCACATTTATCAGTGTCCTTGGGGCTTGTAGCCATGCTGGACTCGTGGATGAGGGGAAGAGGCTGTTTGAGTCGATGGTGGATTATAATGTCACCCCTCGTGCAGAGCACTATGCCTGCATGGTAGATCTCCTTGGTCGTGCCGGGCATTTGGACGAAGCCGTTGAGCTCATACAGGGAATGCACATTAGGCCGAGTCCTCAAGTGTGGGGCTCACTTCTTGGTGCTTGCAGGATTCATCGCCATGTGGAGTATGCGGAGATGGCTTGCTCACAACTCTTTGATCTTGAGCCTAGAAATGCTGGAAATTATGTACTCCTTGCTGATATCTATGCTCGAGCTAAGTTGCATAGTGAAGTTGGTGTGCTAAAGGATCTTCTTGAGGAGCATGCGTTGGAGAAGGTGCCTGGATGCAGCTGGATAGAGGTGAAGAAGAGATTGCACATGTTTGTCTCTGTGGACAACAAGAATCCTCAGATTGAGGAGCTCCAAGCTCTGATAGGTGAGTTTGTGACACAGATGAAGAATGATGGCTATGTGCCTGACACAGGAGCTGTTTTGTATGAtattgaagaagaagagaaggagaagatttTGCTTGGGCACAGTGAGAAGCTAGCTGTTGCCTTCGGGCTTATCAACACTGGCAGGGGAGAAGTCATCAGGATCACCAAGAATCTCAGGCTATGTGAGGACTGTCATTCCGTCACCAAGTTCATCTCCAAATATGCAGAGCGAGAGATTATTGTGAGGGATGTGAATCGGTTTCACCACTTCAGGGATGGAATTTGTTCATGTGGGGATTATTGGTGA